One Niabella beijingensis DNA window includes the following coding sequences:
- a CDS encoding DUF1080 domain-containing protein: MKKFTLLTVIFFLITGVSFAQQKTDVRTTETKVADLLMKMPPQSSAELDAAMKELISIGDPGYRRIIATIQPPGKRTDEAARYAISGLTKYLGKGSDRNARRIAALALINGLKTAKNEEVKDFLLQELQYVAGDEAVPVVKSYLLNKRLSDPAARVLVRVNTTTSANAILYALSGAKGSQQLTLIKALGDLKYAPAAKKLQQLYPAVQDPNTRKAVLYSLAVIGDPQSAATMKAAAQKVNYKAEGTNAVNSYLRYLSKLAEGSGRSAAEKTARELLAMSGLPGQFRNAALALLYKTAGENARPELLSALSSSDKQYRAAAVSLLEQSYNAQTSAQLQDAVKKTTDPEQQADLLHVFGTHKDQSALPLLTNLLGSDNKTVQLAAIAAIARAGDDKAIAPLLNLIKSGDAAASGAAKDALLTIKGPDVASQAAALLPQTSGTAHAALMDIAARRGGEKYASVVFADAASSDAVVRLAAIKALPYVASAGDEAKIAGLLNKASSVEEADALQQALYASIKEKKTKADQVTAVKELMNGAEASKTHYYSVLGDIGGKEALDVVLNDFKTGTPDQKAAALKALSTWSDFTALDALYAIAKDPANASFKNDALNSFIAGINRSKNPLDQKVLMFRNAMELAATKAQKTNILKGISANSSLLSLVFVSSYLDDPALEQAAVQAVLNIVTDHTDLYGPLVENIVNKAITLNKDGEAAYQKAAWVKQLAGLPKEPGYVSMFNGKDLTGWKGLVENPIARAKMSPEKLAEAQKKADEQMRKDWRVENGVLVFDGKGFDNLVSSKMYEDFELFVDWRMEAKGDGGVYLRGSPQVQTWDPSRTDVGAEVGSGGLYNNQKNPSKPLLFADNPINEWNTFRIKMVGSKVTVYLNGQLVTNNITLENYWDRKIPIFDKEAIELQAHGTRLEFRDVYVREIPRAKPYELSDAEKKEGFVPLFNGVNMEGWTGNTEGYFAQGGTMICDPAVPAPEGASKNVYTQKEYSDFIMRFEFQLTPGANNGLGIRAPLTGDAAYEGMELQILDNEAPIYKDLKPYQYHGSVYGIIPALRGYLKPVGEWNYEEVRAVGNRITVILNGKTIVDGDIATASKNNTETPDHKQHPGLLNKSGHIGFLGHGSYLKFRNLRIKDLGQK, encoded by the coding sequence ATGAAAAAATTTACGCTATTAACCGTTATATTTTTCCTTATAACCGGTGTTTCCTTTGCACAGCAAAAAACAGATGTGCGGACCACCGAAACAAAGGTGGCCGACCTGCTGATGAAAATGCCGCCGCAAAGCTCAGCAGAACTGGATGCTGCAATGAAAGAGCTGATCAGCATCGGCGATCCGGGCTATCGCAGGATCATTGCCACCATTCAGCCTCCCGGCAAACGCACCGATGAAGCAGCACGATATGCCATCAGCGGATTGACAAAATATCTTGGAAAGGGAAGCGATCGCAACGCCAGACGCATTGCTGCACTGGCATTGATCAACGGACTGAAAACCGCAAAAAACGAAGAGGTAAAGGATTTCCTGTTACAGGAACTGCAATACGTGGCCGGTGATGAAGCGGTGCCCGTGGTAAAAAGCTACCTGCTTAATAAACGCCTCAGCGATCCTGCTGCACGGGTACTGGTAAGGGTAAATACCACTACGTCAGCCAATGCCATACTGTATGCCTTGTCCGGGGCAAAAGGCAGTCAGCAGCTCACATTGATCAAAGCGCTGGGCGACCTGAAGTATGCGCCTGCTGCAAAAAAACTACAACAGCTTTATCCCGCTGTCCAGGATCCCAATACACGAAAAGCAGTGCTGTACTCGCTGGCAGTGATCGGTGATCCGCAATCGGCCGCGACCATGAAGGCCGCAGCACAAAAAGTAAATTATAAGGCCGAAGGGACCAATGCGGTAAACTCTTACCTACGTTACCTGTCAAAACTTGCAGAAGGCTCCGGCAGATCTGCTGCTGAAAAAACAGCAAGAGAATTGCTTGCTATGAGCGGACTCCCGGGTCAGTTCCGCAATGCCGCACTGGCGCTGCTGTATAAAACAGCCGGCGAAAATGCCCGTCCGGAGCTGCTTTCAGCACTTTCTTCTTCCGACAAACAATACCGTGCTGCGGCGGTTTCCTTACTGGAGCAATCCTACAATGCACAAACTTCCGCGCAACTGCAGGATGCCGTAAAAAAAACAACAGATCCGGAACAGCAAGCCGACCTGCTGCACGTATTCGGTACACATAAGGACCAGTCGGCCCTGCCGTTACTTACCAATTTACTGGGATCGGATAATAAAACGGTACAGCTGGCGGCCATTGCAGCCATTGCCCGTGCGGGCGACGACAAAGCAATTGCTCCGCTGCTGAATCTTATAAAATCAGGCGATGCCGCTGCTTCCGGTGCTGCAAAGGATGCGCTGCTTACAATTAAAGGACCAGATGTAGCCAGCCAGGCTGCAGCCCTGCTGCCGCAGACCTCCGGTACCGCACATGCGGCATTGATGGACATTGCAGCCCGCCGTGGTGGTGAAAAATATGCATCTGTTGTTTTTGCGGATGCCGCCAGCAGCGATGCGGTGGTACGTCTTGCTGCAATAAAAGCCCTTCCCTATGTGGCTTCCGCCGGTGATGAGGCAAAGATCGCCGGCCTGTTAAATAAAGCATCAAGCGTGGAAGAGGCGGATGCTTTACAGCAAGCCTTGTATGCCTCCATCAAAGAAAAGAAAACAAAGGCAGACCAGGTAACTGCCGTAAAAGAACTGATGAATGGTGCGGAAGCCAGCAAGACCCACTACTATTCTGTACTGGGTGATATCGGGGGAAAGGAAGCCCTGGACGTGGTGCTCAATGATTTTAAGACCGGCACCCCTGATCAAAAAGCAGCCGCACTGAAAGCCCTTTCCACCTGGAGCGATTTTACGGCACTGGATGCCCTTTATGCCATAGCGAAAGATCCCGCCAATGCTTCGTTTAAGAATGATGCGCTGAATAGTTTTATTGCCGGTATCAACCGTTCGAAAAATCCGCTGGATCAAAAAGTGCTCATGTTCCGCAATGCCATGGAGCTGGCCGCCACCAAGGCACAAAAGACCAATATCCTTAAGGGCATTTCAGCCAACAGCTCTTTATTATCGCTGGTATTTGTTTCCAGCTACCTGGATGATCCTGCACTGGAGCAGGCTGCCGTGCAGGCCGTGCTGAACATCGTCACCGACCATACAGACCTGTACGGACCGTTGGTGGAAAATATTGTCAACAAAGCAATTACCCTCAACAAAGACGGAGAAGCCGCTTATCAGAAAGCCGCATGGGTAAAACAACTGGCGGGTCTGCCAAAAGAACCGGGTTATGTATCGATGTTCAACGGCAAGGACCTTACCGGTTGGAAAGGCCTGGTGGAAAACCCCATTGCCCGTGCAAAAATGTCGCCCGAAAAACTGGCGGAAGCGCAGAAAAAGGCCGACGAGCAAATGCGTAAGGACTGGAGGGTAGAGAACGGTGTACTGGTATTTGATGGCAAGGGTTTTGACAACCTGGTTTCCTCGAAAATGTATGAAGACTTTGAGCTGTTTGTTGACTGGAGAATGGAGGCAAAAGGTGATGGCGGTGTTTATTTGCGCGGTTCACCACAGGTGCAGACATGGGACCCCTCCCGTACGGATGTAGGCGCAGAGGTTGGTTCCGGCGGCTTATACAACAACCAGAAGAATCCCAGCAAACCACTGTTGTTTGCCGATAATCCCATCAATGAATGGAATACCTTCCGCATTAAAATGGTGGGCAGCAAGGTAACTGTTTATCTCAACGGGCAGCTGGTGACCAACAATATAACGCTGGAAAATTACTGGGACCGCAAGATCCCCATCTTCGATAAAGAGGCCATCGAATTACAGGCACATGGTACCCGCCTGGAATTCCGCGATGTATATGTGCGCGAGATCCCCCGGGCAAAACCCTATGAGCTCAGCGATGCCGAAAAGAAAGAAGGCTTTGTACCGCTCTTTAACGGGGTGAATATGGAAGGATGGACCGGTAATACCGAAGGTTATTTTGCCCAGGGCGGCACCATGATCTGCGATCCCGCTGTACCGGCACCGGAAGGCGCTTCTAAAAACGTGTATACGCAAAAGGAATACAGTGATTTTATCATGCGTTTTGAATTCCAGCTGACACCCGGCGCCAACAATGGCCTGGGCATCCGCGCCCCGCTTACCGGTGATGCGGCTTATGAAGGGATGGAGTTACAGATCCTGGATAATGAAGCGCCGATCTACAAAGACCTGAAGCCCTATCAATACCATGGCTCTGTATATGGCATCATCCCCGCTCTGAGAGGTTATTTAAAACCCGTGGGCGAATGGAACTATGAGGAAGTACGTGCAGTGGGTAACCGGATCACCGTTATTCTGAACGGCAAGACCATTGTGGATGGCGATATTGCAACCGCCAGTAAGAACAATACGGAAACACCGGATCATAAACAGCACCCCGGCCTGCTGAATAAATCAGGGCATATCGGGTTCCTGGGACACGGCTCCTATCTTAAATTCAGAAATCTGAGGATCAAAGACCTCGGACAGAAATAA
- a CDS encoding Gfo/Idh/MocA family oxidoreductase: MNRRKFIKSSAASFAAFTIVPSYVLGGPKHIAPSDQLTKAIIGVGAMGQNHIPYPGARLVAICDVDKKHLATALGKSPQGTRTYHDYRELLQDPAIDIVHIATPPHWHGIMSVDAANAGKDVWCEKPMTRTIGEGKRVREVIQQNERMFRLNTWFRFKDNFYGMNTTVKPIKKLVESGLLGWPLKVTVNAATGFNWKFFWVGKSVLDVQPVPQELDYDFWLGPAPYKPYNPHRVHQTFRGYWDYDGGGLGDMGQHYLDPVQYFLGKDHTSPVRIDVDAPEQDPDAAGTWKRIELTYEDGCKIILDGENRDTSAAYIEGPKGKVFNGFRTTIPDLDKKLAALPDPEPQLGDFSQAVKTRQKFALNEDNGFRSATLVNLAIIAVRLGRSLEFDPVKLEFKNDAAANALINQPIRGPWSI; the protein is encoded by the coding sequence ATGAACCGCAGAAAATTTATCAAGAGCAGTGCTGCATCGTTTGCGGCATTTACAATTGTGCCCTCCTATGTACTGGGAGGTCCAAAACATATTGCTCCAAGCGATCAGCTGACAAAAGCGATTATCGGTGTGGGGGCGATGGGCCAGAACCACATCCCCTATCCGGGTGCCCGCCTGGTGGCCATTTGCGATGTAGACAAAAAGCATCTGGCAACAGCATTGGGCAAATCCCCGCAGGGAACCAGGACCTATCACGATTACCGGGAGTTGTTGCAGGATCCGGCGATCGATATTGTGCATATCGCCACACCACCCCACTGGCACGGTATCATGAGCGTGGACGCTGCCAACGCCGGCAAGGACGTATGGTGCGAAAAGCCCATGACCCGCACCATTGGTGAAGGCAAGCGTGTAAGGGAAGTGATCCAGCAGAATGAACGCATGTTCCGGCTTAATACCTGGTTCCGTTTTAAAGATAATTTTTACGGCATGAACACCACTGTAAAGCCGATAAAAAAACTGGTGGAAAGCGGTCTCCTGGGATGGCCGCTGAAAGTGACCGTAAACGCCGCCACGGGTTTTAACTGGAAATTCTTCTGGGTGGGAAAATCCGTACTGGATGTACAGCCCGTTCCGCAGGAGCTGGATTATGACTTCTGGCTGGGACCCGCGCCCTACAAGCCTTACAACCCCCACCGCGTGCACCAGACCTTCCGCGGTTACTGGGATTATGATGGCGGTGGCCTGGGGGATATGGGGCAGCATTACCTCGACCCGGTTCAATATTTTCTGGGGAAAGATCATACCAGCCCGGTACGGATCGATGTGGACGCACCGGAGCAGGACCCGGATGCGGCCGGTACCTGGAAGCGCATTGAGCTTACCTACGAAGACGGCTGCAAGATCATCCTGGATGGTGAGAACCGTGATACCAGCGCCGCCTATATCGAAGGACCAAAAGGCAAAGTGTTCAACGGCTTCCGGACCACCATTCCGGACCTGGACAAAAAACTGGCGGCACTGCCCGACCCTGAGCCGCAGCTGGGTGACTTTTCGCAGGCCGTAAAAACGCGTCAGAAATTTGCACTCAATGAGGACAATGGCTTCCGTTCCGCCACATTGGTGAACCTGGCCATTATTGCCGTACGGCTGGGCCGGTCCCTTGAGTTTGACCCGGTGAAACTGGAATTTAAAAATGACGCCGCTGCCAATGCACTCATTAACCAACCCATACGTGGTCCCTGGTCCATTTGA